A stretch of the Lolium perenne isolate Kyuss_39 chromosome 3, Kyuss_2.0, whole genome shotgun sequence genome encodes the following:
- the LOC127345851 gene encoding uncharacterized protein isoform X2 — translation MTTQAGDKVRLETTASTKSIPRATRREEYAVLVRVTAAPGAVSARADGVDLVAVLDISGSTSEEEGLERMKQAMVFVIDNLGPDDRLSVVSFDDQVQRRTELSQMSEGNRAVARAVVDKLTAAPAGGGGVNTTGATEEAAKILAQRGEDENTNRVGRIIFLSNGGDDDDGDVADPGQKQDSLTSPDLELSAEAFGLGADDSLSALSYGAGKTSGVYSYGKQDVDNIKDAHTHGFMSVDAALGVQIDLQAQEGVAISALGSGGHRVSVGTGVRGSVTIYIHDLYPGEHKSFIVYLTVPEDEERLLTVGGLYRDPDHGDDIQFDDTEVSVLRPDDAGTDETICPGVAAELDRARRLVNLAMEANAKPIPMLELPQEDEGGVVEETIPDDKKPDNVPETLEIPVLVTEREDFTNQANKEKEEEGKLGKVEIIWVSNNPYYSGLIFAATVLLLGAAMLLTSNGGQKRARTSLVDISQHPGWPKMEKSLGLAMAKKVEDSGITSSLHGVSVEDMSRTIITYIHLALVHASGITRLEQRVQVLEAEKEELRVMVEAVTEEIAEEEMATSVACRDKNEAAVERAHTRIVELEQQLQGKKAFAESLRSEVANTDAHLVNCSHTVEMLEAKVREMEGAHPNIIHSR, via the exons GCCGGCGACAAGGTGAGGCTGGAAACGACGGCGAGCACGAAGTCGATTCCACGGGCCACGAGGCGCGAGGAGTACGCCGTGCTGGTGCGTGTGACTGCAGCTCCTGGAGCAGTCAGCGCGCGCGCCGATGGCGTGGACCTCGTCGCCGTGCTCGACATCAGCGGGAgcacgagcgaggaggaggggctgGAGCGCATGAAGCAGGCCATGGTGTTCGTCATCGATAACCTTGGCCCGGACGACCGCCTGTCCGTCGTGTCGTTCGACGACCAGGTTCAGCGCCGCACGGAGCTCAGCCAGATGTCGGAGGGAAACAGGGCCGTCGCGAGAGCAGTGGTTGACAAACTGACAGCGGCGCCAGCGGGAGGAGGCGGTGTCAATACGACCGGCGCGACGGAGGAAGCCGCGAAGATCCTAGCACAGCGTGGAGAAGACGAGAATACAAACCGTGTCGGGCGAATCATCTTCCTGTCAaacggcggcgacgacgacgacggagaTGTCGCCGATCCTGGGCAGAAGCAAGACAGCCTTACCAGCCCTGACCTGGAGCTGTCAGCGGAGGCCTTCGGTCTGGGAGCCGACGACAGCCTAAGTGCCCTGAGTTACGGCGCTGGCAAAACCTCCGGCGTGTACTCGTATGGCAAGCAGGACGTGGACAACATCAAGGATGCGCACACCCACGGCTTCATGTCGGTCGACGCCGCTCTGGGCGTGCAGATCGACCTGCAGGCGCAAGAAGGCGTGGCGATTTCCGCGCTTGGTTCTGGCGGCCACCGGGTGAGCGTGGGCACCGGCGTCAGAGGGTCCGTCACGATATACATCCACGACCTCTACCCCGGCGAGCACAAGAGCTTCATCGTGTACCTGACGGTCCCGGAGGACGAGGAGCGCCTCCTGACGGTCGGCGGACTGTACCGGGACCCCGACCACGGCGACGATATCCAGTTTGACGACACTGAGGTGTCCGTCCTGCGTCCGGATGACGCGGGCACGGACGAGACTATCTGCCCTGGGGTGGCGGCAGAGCTCGATCGGGCCCGCAGGCTGGTGAATTTGGCCATGGAAGCCAATGCCAAGCCGATACCCATGCTGGAGCTTCCCCAGGAGGATGAAGGAGGGGTTGTTGAAGAGACCATCCCAGACGATAAAAAGCCAGACAACGTCCCAGAGACGTTGGAGATCCCGGTCCTGGTGACTGAGCGAGAGGATTTCACAAACCAAGCTAACAAAGAAAAGGAAGAAGAGGGCAAATTAGGCAAGGTGGAAATTATCTGGGTTAGCAATAACCCGTACTACTCCGGCCTTATCTTCGCCGCCACAGTGCTGCTTCTCGGGGCGGCCATGCTTCTCACGTCAAACGGCGGCCAGAAGAGAGCTAGAACTAGCCTCGTTGACATCTCTCAGCATCCTGGTTGGCCCAAGATGGAGAAGTCCCTTGGGCTGGCCATGGCCAAAAAAGTGGAGGACTCCGGGATCACCTCTTCCTTGCACGGTGTTTCCGTCGAGGACATGAGCCGCACCATCATCACATACATCCACCTG GCTCTGGTGCACGCCAGTGGAATCACTCGGCTGGAACAAAGGGTCCAAGTGCTCGAGGCGGAGAAGGAGGAGCTGCGCGTCATGGTCGAGGCAGTCACGGAAGAGATAGCGGAGGAGGAGATGGCGACGTCCGTGGCTTGCAGGGACAAGAatgaggcggcggtggagcgtGCCCACACGAGGATCGTGGAGCTGGAGCAGCAGCTGCAGGGCAAGAAGGCCTTCGCGGAAAGCCTGAGGTCGGAGGTAGCCAACACCGACGCGCACCTTGTGAACTGCAGCCACACCGTCGAGATGCTGGAGGCCAAGGTCAGGGAGATGGAGGGCGCACATCCCAATATCATTCATAGCCGGTGA
- the LOC127345851 gene encoding uncharacterized protein isoform X1 encodes MTTQAGDKVRLETTASTKSIPRATRREEYAVLVRVTAAPGAVSARADGVDLVAVLDISGSTSEEEGLERMKQAMVFVIDNLGPDDRLSVVSFDDQVQRRTELSQMSEGNRAVARAVVDKLTAAPAGGGGVNTTGATEEAAKILAQRGEDENTNRVGRIIFLSNGGDDDDGDVADPGQKQDSLTSPDLELSAEAFGLGADDSLSALSYGAGKTSGVYSYGKQDVDNIKDAHTHGFMSVDAALGVQIDLQAQEGVAISALGSGGHRVSVGTGVRGSVTIYIHDLYPGEHKSFIVYLTVPEDEERLLTVGGLYRDPDHGDDIQFDDTEVSVLRPDDAGTDETICPGVAAELDRARRLVNLAMEANAKPIPMLELPQEDEGGVVEETIPDDKKPDNVPETLEIPVLVTEREDFTNQANKEKEEEGKLGKVEIIWVSNNPYYSGLIFAATVLLLGAAMLLTSNGGQKRARTSLVDISQHPGWPKMEKSLGLAMAKKVEDSGITSSLHGVSVEDMSRTIITYIHLALVHASGITRLEQRVQVLEAEKEELRVMVEAVTEEIAEEEMATSVACRDKNEAAVERAHTRIVELEQQLQGKKAFAESLRSEVANTDAHLVNCSHTVEMLEAKVREMEGAHPNIIHSR; translated from the exons ATGACAACGCAG GCCGGCGACAAGGTGAGGCTGGAAACGACGGCGAGCACGAAGTCGATTCCACGGGCCACGAGGCGCGAGGAGTACGCCGTGCTGGTGCGTGTGACTGCAGCTCCTGGAGCAGTCAGCGCGCGCGCCGATGGCGTGGACCTCGTCGCCGTGCTCGACATCAGCGGGAgcacgagcgaggaggaggggctgGAGCGCATGAAGCAGGCCATGGTGTTCGTCATCGATAACCTTGGCCCGGACGACCGCCTGTCCGTCGTGTCGTTCGACGACCAGGTTCAGCGCCGCACGGAGCTCAGCCAGATGTCGGAGGGAAACAGGGCCGTCGCGAGAGCAGTGGTTGACAAACTGACAGCGGCGCCAGCGGGAGGAGGCGGTGTCAATACGACCGGCGCGACGGAGGAAGCCGCGAAGATCCTAGCACAGCGTGGAGAAGACGAGAATACAAACCGTGTCGGGCGAATCATCTTCCTGTCAaacggcggcgacgacgacgacggagaTGTCGCCGATCCTGGGCAGAAGCAAGACAGCCTTACCAGCCCTGACCTGGAGCTGTCAGCGGAGGCCTTCGGTCTGGGAGCCGACGACAGCCTAAGTGCCCTGAGTTACGGCGCTGGCAAAACCTCCGGCGTGTACTCGTATGGCAAGCAGGACGTGGACAACATCAAGGATGCGCACACCCACGGCTTCATGTCGGTCGACGCCGCTCTGGGCGTGCAGATCGACCTGCAGGCGCAAGAAGGCGTGGCGATTTCCGCGCTTGGTTCTGGCGGCCACCGGGTGAGCGTGGGCACCGGCGTCAGAGGGTCCGTCACGATATACATCCACGACCTCTACCCCGGCGAGCACAAGAGCTTCATCGTGTACCTGACGGTCCCGGAGGACGAGGAGCGCCTCCTGACGGTCGGCGGACTGTACCGGGACCCCGACCACGGCGACGATATCCAGTTTGACGACACTGAGGTGTCCGTCCTGCGTCCGGATGACGCGGGCACGGACGAGACTATCTGCCCTGGGGTGGCGGCAGAGCTCGATCGGGCCCGCAGGCTGGTGAATTTGGCCATGGAAGCCAATGCCAAGCCGATACCCATGCTGGAGCTTCCCCAGGAGGATGAAGGAGGGGTTGTTGAAGAGACCATCCCAGACGATAAAAAGCCAGACAACGTCCCAGAGACGTTGGAGATCCCGGTCCTGGTGACTGAGCGAGAGGATTTCACAAACCAAGCTAACAAAGAAAAGGAAGAAGAGGGCAAATTAGGCAAGGTGGAAATTATCTGGGTTAGCAATAACCCGTACTACTCCGGCCTTATCTTCGCCGCCACAGTGCTGCTTCTCGGGGCGGCCATGCTTCTCACGTCAAACGGCGGCCAGAAGAGAGCTAGAACTAGCCTCGTTGACATCTCTCAGCATCCTGGTTGGCCCAAGATGGAGAAGTCCCTTGGGCTGGCCATGGCCAAAAAAGTGGAGGACTCCGGGATCACCTCTTCCTTGCACGGTGTTTCCGTCGAGGACATGAGCCGCACCATCATCACATACATCCACCTG GCTCTGGTGCACGCCAGTGGAATCACTCGGCTGGAACAAAGGGTCCAAGTGCTCGAGGCGGAGAAGGAGGAGCTGCGCGTCATGGTCGAGGCAGTCACGGAAGAGATAGCGGAGGAGGAGATGGCGACGTCCGTGGCTTGCAGGGACAAGAatgaggcggcggtggagcgtGCCCACACGAGGATCGTGGAGCTGGAGCAGCAGCTGCAGGGCAAGAAGGCCTTCGCGGAAAGCCTGAGGTCGGAGGTAGCCAACACCGACGCGCACCTTGTGAACTGCAGCCACACCGTCGAGATGCTGGAGGCCAAGGTCAGGGAGATGGAGGGCGCACATCCCAATATCATTCATAGCCGGTGA